In Candidatus Syntrophosphaera sp., the sequence AGGCGCTGGCCTCCAATCCGGGGATCGCCCTGCTGGCCGCTTTCCTGTGGGGCATACTGAGCGTTCTGCTCAGTCCCTGCCATCTGGCCAGCATTCCTCTGATCATCGGCTATCTGGACAATCAGAAAGACCTGAACACCCGCAAAGCGCTGAAGCTCTCCACCTTTTTCACCCTGGGTATTTTGGCGATGATGGCCCTGATCGGCCTGATCACCGGGCTGCTGGGCAAAATGCTTGGCGACGTGGGAAACTGGACCGAGCCGGTGATGGGCGTGATCTTCCTGATCATGGCTTTCTTCATTGCCGATGTTTTCAAGATGCCGTCCTTCATTGGCGGTGGGATGGGAAATTCAGCCAGGAAGGGGATCTGGGGCGCTCTGAGCCTCGGCTTCCTGCTCGGAATAGCCCTGGGGCCCTGTTCCTTCGCCTTCATGGCCCCGATCCTGGGGATCGTGTTCAGCTCCGCCGGATCGCAATTCGTTTTTGCCCTCACCCTCGTTCTGGCCTATATTATCGGCCACTGCCTGGTGATCATATTGGCCGGGACATTTGCCGGCTCGGTGCAGTCATATTTGAAATGGAGCAGCAATTCAAAGGGGACCAAGATAGTTCGGATCGTTTGCGGAGTGCTGGTTTTTGTCGCAGGACTCTACCTCATATTAAAGAAATTCATACCCATATAAGGAGATAACAATGCTAATCAAGATACTGGGGACAGGCTGTCCCAAATGCAAGAAGCTGGAGGCCAACGCCCTCCAGGCCCTTAAAGACGCTGGCATCGAAGCTGCCGTCGAAAAAGTTACCGATCTCAGCGCCATCATGGATTACGGGGTGATGCTGACCCCGGCCCTGGTGATCGATGAAAAGGTGGTCGCCAGCGGGAAACTTCTTTCCTCTGAAGAGATCAAGAAGCTGATCGGCAAAGGAGTTTGAGATGGCTGACGAAAAATGCGGCTGCGGCTGCTCCTGCGGCGACACCGGTTCCTGCGACAGTGGCTGCGTCACCAACGAAGCCCCTTCCAGCGCGTACGCCTGCGCCGGGGCCAGCAATGTGGGAATCATATCGTTGGACCTCACAGTCGCCCTCCATCAGGCCGGGCGCTACAAAATGGGCTGTTCAGTCTGTGTGGGCGCCGGAGATTGCTCCTGCGGCGAAGAGGCCGATCCAGCCACGCCCAGGGACCTTCTGATCGACGGCTGCAAAGTCGGCTGCCTGAAAAAGATGTTTGAAAAACAGGGAAAAACCCATTTCAACCACGTGATCATCACCCAACTGGGCGTGCGTAAGGAACCCACCTTCGATTACGACCCGGCCATACTGGAAATGTTGCTGAAGAAACTATCCAGCCAAGGATTATGAGGTAAACACATGAAAAGGATACTCATCCTGTTAACCATTCTGATGCTGCTTGCTGCTTGCAGCGCCAAAAGCGGAAACACCCAAAACAACAACGATCAGGCAGAAAATCCGGATAGCGTGGTTTCGGAGAATCCTGCCATCGCCACAACTGATGAGATCGCGCCACCCGCGGAAACAAACAACCCAAATCCACCCGCCGCTCCCAAACCAGAGGAAAAAACCACGCTGGAACCCGAACAGCCGATAGAAGTGGTTCCCCTGGTCACCTTCATCGAACTGGGAGCCGAATCCTGCATCCCCTGTCGGATGATGCAGCCAGTGATGCGAGCCATTGAGCTGGAATACAAGGGCTTGGTGAAAGTGATTTTCCACGATCTTAATAAGGAACGCTGGGCTGGCCCGCAGTACAAAGTCCGGGTGATGCCCACCCAGGTCTTCCTGGATATGGACGGCCGTGAATTCTTCCGCCACGAGGGTTTCTACCCCAAGGAAGAGATCGAAAGGATGCTGGCTGAGAAGATCGGGGTCACCAAACCCAAGAGTAACTGAGAAAACAAGATAGTGTGCCCGTTAGTGACCTTTTGGCGCATATATCGACGCATATAAATATTGACTATTATCGATATATGGTTTTCTTGGATACCAAACGCATTGAGGAGCAGAAAATGACTGACTATAGCAAAGCAAGTAAACTCTTCAAGACTCTCAGCAACCCGATCCGTTTGAAAATTTTGGATATGCTTTCGTGCGGGGAAATGTGCGCCTGTGACATACTGGAAAGCCTGACGGTGTCCCAATCCACTCTCTCCCATCACATGAAGGCATTGATTGGCTGCAAGCTGGTGGCGGGCAGAAAAGAATCCACTTGGATGTATTACAGCATCGATCAGGACAAAGTAAGGGACCTTCATTCAGTCATCGACATGATATCGAAACCCAAGGAACCCTGTATTTGTAATAAATCCAGACATGGGGGGATCGCGTGAACACACTTGGCCTGACCATCAAGTATTTTCTGATTATTACAGTTGAATTGACAATTTTGTTCATCGGGATCAGTACACTTGTGGCACTATTGCTGATGCATGTGTCCCAGGTTAAGATCAAGCAATGGATGTCAGGTAAAGGGATCTGGGGTAATGTGATGGGTGCCATCGCGGGGTCGATTACGCCCTTCTGTGCTTGCTCAACTATACCCCTAACCAAGGGACTTCTGGACGTGGGAGTAACCCTGGGAGCAGTGATGTCCTTCATTATAGCCTCACCACTCCTGAATCCCATCATCCTGGGCATGCTGATAGTCCTGGTGGGATGGAAAGCATGCCTGATCTATTTCGTGTTGGTCTTCATCCTTTCTGTGCTGTTCGGGATATTTCTGGGTAGAGTCTGGGGAGCTGATCAAATCAAGCATAATCCCCTCTGCTCTTGTTGCGGAGAGGCCATGGAAGCTCCTGCGAACTTTGCCGCCAAACTGAAGTCGGCATTCCTCAAAGCCTGGGAAGACTACAAATCCGTACTTGTATACCTATTGATCGGCGTGGGAATTGGATCGATTATCTATGGCTATCTTCCCCAGGATATTGTGCTGAAATACGCTGGTGGGAAAAGCCTCTGGACGATTCCCATTGCCGCTGTTATCGGCATTCCGCTATACATCCGGACAGAAACCGCGATCCCGATCGGCTTGGCCCTCCTTTCCAAGGGCATGAGCATCGGAGCAGTCATCGCCCTGATCATAGGCGGCGCAGGTATGGCAATTCCGGAAATGAGCATGCTGGCGAGCATCTTCAGGAAGAAAATCGTCACGGCCATTGTTCTGGCCGTATTTATGACTGCTGTGATATCGGGTTTTGCGTTTAACATTTTGTTGTAGAGCTTAGGCAAATTCAAATCCTCAGAGGTGGAACATGAAAAGACTTACGAACATAGAGAAAGAGCTGGTGAGAATCGGCGCTGCCATGGGCAGTAATTGCGTCGCCTGCATCGAGCACCATATTCCTCAAGCCAGGAAAGCCGGACTTGACGATGAGCAGATCAAGCTGGCCATAAACATCGCCAAAGCTGTGAAGAAAGTTCCGGCGGACATGGTTTTTCAGGCGGCTGTGGATAAATTGAAAAAACCTGAAAACTTGGAGTAGGTGATGAGAACCGAAACCACGCAAGCGCCAGGGATCAGTTTCTTTGAGAAATACCTGACCCTGTGGGTGATCCTGTGCATGGCGGCGGGAATTGTGATCGGCAAGTTCCTGCCCGGAATTCCAGCATTTTTGGGAAGATTCGAATACGCCCGGGTTTCGCTGCCGATCGCGATCCTGATCTGGCTGATGATCTATCCGATGATGATGAAGGTCGATTTTGCCAGCATCAAGAACGTGGGCAAAAATCCCCGCGGGCTGTATGTGACCTGGATCACGAACTGGCTGATCAAGCCGTTCACGATGTATGCCATCGCCTGGTTCTTCTTCTTTGTTGTATTCAAGGCTCTGATCCCGGCTGAACTGGCAAGGGATTATCTGGCCGGGGCAATTCTGCTGGGGGCAGCGCCCTGCACTGCGATGGTCTTTGTCTGGAGCCACCTCACCAAGGGAAATCCCGCTTATACAGTTGTCCAGGTGGCAACCAACGATCTGATCATCCTGGCTGCCTTCACTCCGATCGTGGCGCTGCTTCTCGGCATCAGCGGGATCAGGATCCCCTGGGACACTTTGCTGCTCTCCGTGGTGCTGTTTGTAGTGATACCTTTGGCCGGAGGATACATGACCCGGGTTTCTGTGATCCGAAAGCGCGGCTTGGACTATTTCACAGACAGGTTCCTGCCCAAGTTCAAGCATGTAACCATCGGCGGCTTGCTGCTGACCCTGGTCATCATCTTCGCGTTCCAAGGCCAGGTGATCCTCGCCAATCCCTTGCATATAGTCCTTATCGCCATTCCTCTGACGCTTCAGACCTTCCTGATCTTTTTCATTGCCTATCTGGCCAGCCGCAAGATCAGGCTGCCGCACTGCATCGCTGCCCCGGCCAGTATGATCGGGGCCTCGAACTTCTTTGAGCTATCGGTGGCTGTGGCGATCTCGCTGTTTGGCACTTCTTCACCCGTCGCACTGGCCACGATCGTGGGCGTGCTGGTGGAAGTTCCGGTGATGCTGACCCTGGTAAAGATCGCCAACAAAACGTCACACTGGTTTCCATCCAGATAAGGAGATCGAAATGAAAAACGTACTGATACTCTGCACGGGAAATTCCTGCCGCAGCCTCATGGCGGAGGCCATGATCAATCACTTTCTGGGTAGTAATTGGATGGCTTATTCTGCGGGAACGCAGCCTTCCGAGGTCAATCCCCTGGCCCGCAAGGTGTTGGAGGAATTAGGAATAGACACTTCCAACCTGCGTTCCAAATCTGTGACCGAGTTTCTGGGCCGCGACGACCTGGACCTGGTGATCACGGTTTGCGACAATGCCAAAGAATCCTGCCCCGTCTTTCCCCGTCCCGTCAAGCGCATCCACATCGGCATCGATGATCCCGCCCCGTTCACCGATCAAGCAGAAAACGTTGCCCTGCCGATCTTCCGTCAAGCCCTGGAACAGGTTAGAATGCTCGTCCTGGCTTATCTGGAAAGCTATGGCGACAACCCGATCTAGCTTGGATATCACACCAAAATTCCTGCTCTGAACACTATCTCCAAACTCCCCGGGATCACGGCAGACCAAGATAATTTCGACAATTTACCAAGTTCAATGACCGCGGGGACCGGGAGTGAAAACTCTTGACTAATGTGGGCGGGCCATAATCCTCGCTCTGATGGAAAACAACAAGAGCAAGTTCTGGCTGGCGCTGAAATACCTGCGCGGCAGGGGTGCCAATCTGATCGACAGGTCGCATTGGCTCACTGTCGCGGGGATCACGCTCGGGGTAATGGCCCTGATCTGCGTGAGCAGCGTGATGAACGGCTTCCGGGCCGACATCCGCGACCGCATCGTCGGCACCCTGAGCGAGATCAGGATCAGCGGCCGGGACGGCGAACCCCTGGCGGAGCATGCTTCCATCATCCAGCAACTCCAAGATCAGGGTTTTATAGCCTCTCCGTTGATCCGCAACGAACTTGTGCTCAGAAAAGGCAGCGCGATCTTCAGCACCCTGTCCTTCGGGATCGATCCGGCCCTGCACAGCCAGACCAGCGCTGCTCTCCAGCCCCGCAAGGGATTCGGCGGCTCGGACGCCCAGGGTCTGCTGGCTGGAAACGTCTCGGGACCGGAATTTGCCGCGGGCGGCATCGCGCTGGGCGTGGGACTCGCTGCCAGGCTGAATGTGATGCCCGGCGATCAGGTCCAGCTGCTTTCCCCCCTGTTCGACATCCCCACGCCTTTTGGCCTGTTGCCCAAAGTTCGCACCCTGAAGGTCGTGGCTGTCTTTTCCGCCGGCATGCCCGAATATGACGAAACCTTCAGCTACATCCCCCTCGATACGGCCCGTTTTTTCAGCGGCTATGGCGAAGAGGTGGATTACATCGAGGTCCGGACACCCAATTTCAATCGCACCGCGTCCTACGCCAAACAACTCCGCTCCAGCTTGCCGGGTTATCAGATCGAGGACTGGAGCGCTTATGATTCCAGCCTGTATGGCGCCATCCGCTTCGAAAAATACATGATGTTCGTGATCATGCTGTTCATGTATGTCATCGCTTCCTTCAACCTTACGGGAAACATGCTCAAATCCATCGCCCAGAAAAAGCGGGAACTCGGTTTGCTCAAGGCTTTCGGCTATCACGGAAACGACCTGCGCGACCTCTTTTTATACCAATCCCTGATCCTTTCCACCCTGGGCATTTTCCTGGGGATCCTGCTCGCCACGGCTTTGCTGGGGATCCAGAAACACTTTGGCGTCTTCACCCTGGACATGGGCGAAGCCAGCCCCATCCCGCTGCCGGTCAGCATCGCGGCCACGGATTACCTGATGGTGGTCCTGGTATCATACTGCATCACCCTGCTGAGCGTGATTCTGCCCCTGCGGCGGCTCAAACGCATCAACGCGATCGAACTCATCCGCCAGACTACATAGAGGTACAACCATGGATAGAAAAGAACTATACCGCCTTGCGATCAGCCAGGAGCTCAGGTCCCAAAACCTGTACCTGGCACTCTCCAAGAGCTTCCGGAATCCCCAGACCAGCGCCCTCTTTTCCGAGCTGATCATGCTGGAAAAGACTCACGAGGAGAAACTGCGCCAGGCTTTCGCCGCTGAATTCCCCGGCCTCGGGATCGAGGTGGAAAGCGGGCTGGCCCAGGATCTACAGGG encodes:
- the arsB gene encoding ACR3 family arsenite efflux transporter, producing MRTETTQAPGISFFEKYLTLWVILCMAAGIVIGKFLPGIPAFLGRFEYARVSLPIAILIWLMIYPMMMKVDFASIKNVGKNPRGLYVTWITNWLIKPFTMYAIAWFFFFVVFKALIPAELARDYLAGAILLGAAPCTAMVFVWSHLTKGNPAYTVVQVATNDLIILAAFTPIVALLLGISGIRIPWDTLLLSVVLFVVIPLAGGYMTRVSVIRKRGLDYFTDRFLPKFKHVTIGGLLLTLVIIFAFQGQVILANPLHIVLIAIPLTLQTFLIFFIAYLASRKIRLPHCIAAPASMIGASNFFELSVAVAISLFGTSSPVALATIVGVLVEVPVMLTLVKIANKTSHWFPSR
- a CDS encoding ABC transporter permease, with product MENNKSKFWLALKYLRGRGANLIDRSHWLTVAGITLGVMALICVSSVMNGFRADIRDRIVGTLSEIRISGRDGEPLAEHASIIQQLQDQGFIASPLIRNELVLRKGSAIFSTLSFGIDPALHSQTSAALQPRKGFGGSDAQGLLAGNVSGPEFAAGGIALGVGLAARLNVMPGDQVQLLSPLFDIPTPFGLLPKVRTLKVVAVFSAGMPEYDETFSYIPLDTARFFSGYGEEVDYIEVRTPNFNRTASYAKQLRSSLPGYQIEDWSAYDSSLYGAIRFEKYMMFVIMLFMYVIASFNLTGNMLKSIAQKKRELGLLKAFGYHGNDLRDLFLYQSLILSTLGIFLGILLATALLGIQKHFGVFTLDMGEASPIPLPVSIAATDYLMVVLVSYCITLLSVILPLRRLKRINAIELIRQTT
- a CDS encoding TM0996/MTH895 family glutaredoxin-like protein, giving the protein MLIKILGTGCPKCKKLEANALQALKDAGIEAAVEKVTDLSAIMDYGVMLTPALVIDEKVVASGKLLSSEEIKKLIGKGV
- a CDS encoding metalloregulator ArsR/SmtB family transcription factor codes for the protein MTDYSKASKLFKTLSNPIRLKILDMLSCGEMCACDILESLTVSQSTLSHHMKALIGCKLVAGRKESTWMYYSIDQDKVRDLHSVIDMISKPKEPCICNKSRHGGIA
- a CDS encoding putative zinc-binding protein gives rise to the protein MADEKCGCGCSCGDTGSCDSGCVTNEAPSSAYACAGASNVGIISLDLTVALHQAGRYKMGCSVCVGAGDCSCGEEADPATPRDLLIDGCKVGCLKKMFEKQGKTHFNHVIITQLGVRKEPTFDYDPAILEMLLKKLSSQGL
- a CDS encoding cytochrome c biogenesis protein CcdA, with the translated sequence MILQIFTQLSQALASNPGIALLAAFLWGILSVLLSPCHLASIPLIIGYLDNQKDLNTRKALKLSTFFTLGILAMMALIGLITGLLGKMLGDVGNWTEPVMGVIFLIMAFFIADVFKMPSFIGGGMGNSARKGIWGALSLGFLLGIALGPCSFAFMAPILGIVFSSAGSQFVFALTLVLAYIIGHCLVIILAGTFAGSVQSYLKWSSNSKGTKIVRIVCGVLVFVAGLYLILKKFIPI
- a CDS encoding carboxymuconolactone decarboxylase family protein, which encodes MKRLTNIEKELVRIGAAMGSNCVACIEHHIPQARKAGLDDEQIKLAINIAKAVKKVPADMVFQAAVDKLKKPENLE
- a CDS encoding thioredoxin family protein, with the translated sequence MLLAACSAKSGNTQNNNDQAENPDSVVSENPAIATTDEIAPPAETNNPNPPAAPKPEEKTTLEPEQPIEVVPLVTFIELGAESCIPCRMMQPVMRAIELEYKGLVKVIFHDLNKERWAGPQYKVRVMPTQVFLDMDGREFFRHEGFYPKEEIERMLAEKIGVTKPKSN
- a CDS encoding arsenate reductase ArsC, whose protein sequence is MKNVLILCTGNSCRSLMAEAMINHFLGSNWMAYSAGTQPSEVNPLARKVLEELGIDTSNLRSKSVTEFLGRDDLDLVITVCDNAKESCPVFPRPVKRIHIGIDDPAPFTDQAENVALPIFRQALEQVRMLVLAYLESYGDNPI
- a CDS encoding permease yields the protein MNTLGLTIKYFLIITVELTILFIGISTLVALLLMHVSQVKIKQWMSGKGIWGNVMGAIAGSITPFCACSTIPLTKGLLDVGVTLGAVMSFIIASPLLNPIILGMLIVLVGWKACLIYFVLVFILSVLFGIFLGRVWGADQIKHNPLCSCCGEAMEAPANFAAKLKSAFLKAWEDYKSVLVYLLIGVGIGSIIYGYLPQDIVLKYAGGKSLWTIPIAAVIGIPLYIRTETAIPIGLALLSKGMSIGAVIALIIGGAGMAIPEMSMLASIFRKKIVTAIVLAVFMTAVISGFAFNILL